From Bdellovibrio sp. KM01:
TTTTTTGGTGGCACTCCAAAATCCGAAGATATTCCGTTGGCACTTGATGAAACACGGCACATGTTAAAGCTGTATATCACTCGCCGCTACAGAATCCCGGCGTTGGAGTGGGGGCCGCGTTTAATTTTAAAAGATCTTAAAAAGTATCATCCGAAAGTTTACCAAGAAACAGGCAGCGAGCTTGAAAAACTGGTGAAAGAGTTTTTGCATGCGGTTGAAGATCGCAGCAAATTAAGTGGCTCGGATGTTTTGAATCTTTCTAAGCGCACGCGTTTGCTGGTTGAGGAAATGGAGAGATTGTCATGACAATACACTCTCCCTTGGCTTTCTGGCTTTTACTACCCCTGATTGCTGTCGTCGTTTGGGTTTTATGGAGAAAGAAAACTAAAACTCCCACTTTGCAGTTTGGATCGGTTCAAGTTCTAAAATCCGTGACCCCAAGCATTCGTACGCGACTGTTAAATATTCCTTTGATTTTGAAAGCCCTGGGAATAGCCTTTGCGATCTTTGCATTGGCAAGACCCCAGGAAATGAATACGAAAATCAAAAAAAATGTGGAAGGCATCGATATCGTGATCGCTCTGGATATTTCAGACTCCATGCTGATCGAAGATATGAAGCCTCTGAATCGTTTGGAAGCTGCCAAAGAAACAATCAAGCAATTTATTAGTGGGCGTAGCTCTGACAGAATTGGTCTTGTGATCTTTGCCGGGGAATCGTTCACGTTGGTGCCGCCGACTTTGGATTACCAATTGATTCTTTCCCGCGTAGATGAAATCACGACGGCAGCCAGTGCCCGTATCAAAGACGGAACGGCTTTGGGTGTGGCTTTGGCCAATGCCGCTGGTCGCTTAAAAGATTCCCAAGCAAAAAGCCGCGTCGTGATCTTTATGACCGACGGGGAGAATAACTCGGGCACGATCGATCCGGAAACGGGTCTTGAGATCGCGAAGGGTTATGGGATCAAAATCTATTCAATCGGTATCGGTAAAGACGGTCCGACTCGTATTCCAATTTATACCCGTGATATCTTTGGTCAAAAAATTAAAACCTATCAGCCCTTTGACTCCACCGTGAATGAAGACCTTTTGGGTCGTATGGCAAGTCAGACGGGCGGTAAATACTACCGTGCTTCCAAGGAAGACTCTTTGAAAGGTGTCTTTAAAGACATCGACTCATTGGAAAAAACGAAAATCGATGTGAATAAGTTCACGAACTACACCGAGAAATATCCGCCCTATCTTGTGGCCGGTATCATTCTGTATTTGGTGGGCTTGCTCTTGGGTCGTACATGGTTAAGGAGGGTGCCGTAATGTTTAGATTTGAAAACATGGCAGCTTTTAATTATCTGTGGTTGATT
This genomic window contains:
- a CDS encoding VWA domain-containing protein, which encodes MTIHSPLAFWLLLPLIAVVVWVLWRKKTKTPTLQFGSVQVLKSVTPSIRTRLLNIPLILKALGIAFAIFALARPQEMNTKIKKNVEGIDIVIALDISDSMLIEDMKPLNRLEAAKETIKQFISGRSSDRIGLVIFAGESFTLVPPTLDYQLILSRVDEITTAASARIKDGTALGVALANAAGRLKDSQAKSRVVIFMTDGENNSGTIDPETGLEIAKGYGIKIYSIGIGKDGPTRIPIYTRDIFGQKIKTYQPFDSTVNEDLLGRMASQTGGKYYRASKEDSLKGVFKDIDSLEKTKIDVNKFTNYTEKYPPYLVAGIILYLVGLLLGRTWLRRVP